In Cumulibacter manganitolerans, a single window of DNA contains:
- a CDS encoding dynamin family protein, translated as MSTPQQNAAPAKRITLSQLARQTSDRGLAILDKHDPDIAVRLTRMRATRPDKPTVVVVGEAKRGKSSLTNALINVPGLSPVDSRVATSTYIMFRRGPKTAARALLPGQSEPVDIPLERMRDWATDLGERGQYTPPRLIEVECDSPLLGNVNLVDTPGVGGLDATHAEIALRAVGRATALLFVCDASAPFTKPEIDFLVKASKNIDLVIFAVTKTDAYRGWRQIVEDNRKLLREHAPRFADSVMLPVSSKLFEQAALMGASELGRSLRTESKITELQVALQQQVALKASALHEANLLRTMRSQLDGLLTTLEDSRRACQPDLEYANRLKENRDRLLQARKADSRAWQLRLRSLLSRARLDTMADIQSENRKFLAYWRRQVEELDKGRLKDIGPALDSALKASSMQIFDRQQARMRTVSRSVLQSMFAQNELAEVYAALQRPRQITATAGPAKRQSSADEKVLTNISMMSGISITSITGSSLTAATGAAIVAWPIAVAVGLSVAGWIVWARRTASDRNQLKLWLNETLGETRARLEADASAFFIEAEHELTLALDRALVRRIETLDGHIKQIDQSLKVDRTERERRAAEITKEIAAVRDVASTIDQILPRLRNAVVQKRSATAAATPGARQPGAAASGAQRQAESSRGAA; from the coding sequence GTGAGCACGCCGCAGCAGAACGCGGCGCCCGCCAAACGGATCACGCTGTCGCAGCTCGCGCGGCAGACGTCGGACCGCGGCCTGGCGATCCTCGACAAGCACGACCCCGACATCGCCGTCCGGCTCACCAGGATGCGCGCCACCCGCCCCGACAAGCCGACGGTGGTCGTGGTCGGTGAGGCCAAGCGCGGCAAGTCGAGCCTGACCAACGCCTTGATCAACGTGCCCGGGCTCTCCCCGGTCGACTCGCGGGTGGCGACCAGCACGTACATCATGTTCCGCCGCGGCCCCAAGACGGCGGCCCGCGCCCTGCTGCCCGGCCAGAGCGAGCCGGTCGACATCCCGCTCGAGCGGATGCGCGACTGGGCGACGGACCTGGGCGAGCGTGGCCAGTACACCCCGCCGCGGCTGATCGAGGTCGAGTGCGACTCGCCGCTGCTCGGCAACGTGAACCTGGTCGACACCCCCGGCGTGGGTGGCCTGGATGCGACGCACGCCGAGATCGCGCTGCGCGCGGTCGGCCGGGCCACCGCGCTGCTGTTCGTGTGCGACGCGTCGGCGCCGTTCACCAAGCCGGAGATCGACTTCCTCGTCAAGGCGTCCAAGAACATCGACCTCGTGATCTTCGCGGTCACCAAGACGGATGCCTATCGGGGCTGGCGGCAGATCGTCGAGGACAACCGCAAGCTGTTGCGCGAGCACGCGCCCCGCTTCGCCGACAGCGTGATGCTGCCCGTCTCGTCGAAGCTCTTCGAGCAGGCTGCGCTGATGGGCGCCAGCGAGCTCGGCCGGTCCCTGCGCACGGAATCGAAGATCACCGAGCTGCAGGTGGCGCTGCAGCAGCAGGTGGCGCTGAAGGCGTCGGCGCTGCACGAGGCCAACCTGCTGCGCACGATGCGCTCCCAGCTCGACGGGCTGCTGACCACCCTCGAGGACAGCCGCCGGGCGTGCCAGCCCGACCTCGAGTACGCCAACCGGCTGAAGGAGAACCGCGATCGGCTGCTGCAGGCGCGCAAGGCCGACTCGCGCGCCTGGCAGCTGCGGCTGCGCTCGCTGCTGTCGCGGGCGCGCCTGGACACGATGGCGGACATCCAGTCCGAGAACCGCAAGTTCCTCGCCTACTGGCGACGCCAGGTCGAGGAGCTCGACAAGGGCCGCCTGAAGGACATCGGCCCGGCACTCGATTCCGCCCTGAAGGCCTCGTCGATGCAGATCTTCGACCGCCAGCAGGCGCGGATGCGGACGGTGTCCCGCTCGGTGCTGCAGTCGATGTTCGCGCAGAACGAGCTCGCCGAGGTGTACGCCGCGCTGCAGCGGCCGCGGCAGATCACCGCGACCGCCGGACCGGCCAAGCGGCAGTCGTCCGCGGACGAGAAGGTGCTGACCAACATCAGCATGATGTCCGGCATCTCGATCACCAGCATCACCGGCTCGAGCCTCACCGCCGCGACCGGCGCGGCCATCGTCGCCTGGCCCATCGCGGTCGCCGTGGGCCTGAGCGTCGCGGGCTGGATCGTGTGGGCACGTCGGACCGCCTCGGACCGCAACCAGCTCAAGCTGTGGCTGAACGAGACGCTCGGAGAGACCCGCGCGCGCCTCGAGGCGGACGCCTCGGCGTTCTTCATCGAGGCCGAGCACGAGCTCACGCTCGCGCTGGACCGCGCACTGGTACGCCGCATCGAGACCCTCGACGGGCACATCAAGCAGATCGACCAGTCGTTGAAGGTCGACCGCACGGAGCGCGAGCGGCGCGCGGCCGAGATCACCAAGGAGATCGCCGCCGTCCGCGACGTCGCCTCGACGATCGACCAGATCCTGCCGCGGCTGCGCAACGCGGTCGTGCAGAAGCGGTCGGCCACCGCGGCGGCCACCCCCGGTGCGCGACAGCCCGGTGCGGCGGCGTCGGGCGCCCAGCGGCAGGCGGAGAGCTCCCGCGGGGCAGCC
- the grpE gene encoding nucleotide exchange factor GrpE: MTDPQDRRGPETPVEAVGPDADDALDHALRERPVDEDTDFDFDDAAGHPAAGDDAEDYVLYSEVRPHLEALVQLQNERAKMVDLLLYARDRVSSPAVAARMDDNLAQLGIQVLVPRVGERFDPQRHEASATVHTDDPAQQGTIAELELAGYADGDRVVRHPVVTVFALDRGGSA; the protein is encoded by the coding sequence ATGACCGACCCGCAGGATCGCCGCGGCCCGGAGACGCCCGTGGAGGCCGTCGGGCCCGACGCCGACGACGCCCTGGACCACGCGCTTCGCGAGCGGCCCGTCGACGAGGACACCGACTTCGACTTCGACGACGCGGCCGGCCACCCGGCCGCCGGCGACGACGCGGAGGACTACGTGCTGTACTCCGAGGTGCGTCCGCACCTCGAGGCGCTGGTGCAGCTGCAGAACGAGCGCGCGAAGATGGTCGACCTGCTGCTGTACGCCCGCGACCGCGTCTCCTCCCCCGCCGTGGCGGCGCGGATGGACGACAACCTCGCGCAGCTCGGCATCCAGGTCCTCGTGCCGCGGGTCGGCGAGCGCTTCGACCCTCAGCGGCACGAGGCGTCCGCCACGGTGCACACCGACGATCCCGCGCAGCAGGGCACCATCGCCGAGCTCGAGCTCGCCGGGTACGCCGACGGCGACCGCGTCGTGCGCCACCCGGTCGTGACCGTCTTCGCCCTCGACCGGGGCGGTTCGGCGTGA